A window of candidate division KSB1 bacterium genomic DNA:
ATGAAAAGTCATCCTCATGAGCTGACGATGGCGATGAAGAAATGTAGCCGCTCACATTTTGCCATTTGAAATATTTGGTATTCAAATTCAACTGGCTGGTGATGCTCGAGAGAATCCTGCGCAGGCCCAAAGTGGGATCGTCGATGTAGACCACGGCGTGATGGTTTTTATCCAAGGTTTCCGTAAACGCACGCAGCGCCGTCGACTTTCCCGAGCCCACTTCGCCGGTGATCAGCGCCATGCCGCGACGCGTGATGAAGTGCTGGAGGCGCTCAAAAAGCGCCTTGCTTAATCAAACCCGTGGTTTCCATGATACGAATGATCTTGGCCACCCCGCGTTGCGGCGCTTCTTTCTTGAGCGCGACCGCTTTCTCAAAAACTTCGGCGGGAATTTTTCGGGCGTGACCTTGATCCGAGCGCC
This region includes:
- a CDS encoding glycoside hydrolase family 31 protein, translated to MPFEIFGIQIQLAGDARENPAQAQSGIVDVDHGVMVFIQGFRKRTQRRRLSRAHFAGDQRHAATRDEVLEALKKRLA